The DNA segment GTTCCACCGGCGACGTTGTCACTCCGGAAATCACCTCGCGACACGTGATCGTCCCGGCCCACGAGTACACGGGCGACACCGTAGAGGTCCAGGCCGACAGCGAGTACCTCTTCACGGCGACGGTCTCCCGCGGCGGCGAGATCCAGGTGTCCCGGGGGAGTGCGATCGCCGAAGAACTGGAGCAGGCGATCGACCGGGGCAAACAGATCACTGTCGTCCCCTCGTAGCGGTTCGGTGGGTTCCCGTGTCCAGTGCCCCGGGATGTCACTGTGTCGCTCCGAGTGTGTGATTACTACAATTGAGAACTGCTCCCAAAGGCCTTAACGCCAGTAGGCGTGTGTCTCGCGTAATGGACGCACAGATCCGCAACCGAACGGCGTGGACGGGAACACTCGATAGCACGAGGTGAGAGTATGCACGTAGATGCCGACTCGCTCGAACAGCTCAATCTGCGGACGAGAGACGGGGCGGAACGAGCGGGCCAGCGATTCTCGGACGCGGTCGGTATCGAGACGAAGATCGGCGCGACACGGATCCAGATCACCAGCCAGCAGGATCTGGTAGCCGCGTTGCTGACGGGCGAGGAGGAGTGTCTCAAGTTCGAGGTGAACGGACTGCCCTCGGGAACCGCAATCCTGACCTTCGACGACGGGGCACGGTCGCTGATTCGCGAGCACTGTGCCGGTGACAGCGGCGTGGACGATCTGGCCGGAGAGTTACTCGACGCGTTCGTCGAGAAATGGGAGTCCTACGTCGGCGACGATCTGGGAGTCGGGACGGTCACGTACGTCCCCGATCCGGCCGCGCACGACTTCGGTTTCGAATCGGTGAGCGAGGACGCCGAGAGCACACCGCTCTTCCAGGGCAGTATCGACGCTGTCGATCACTCCGGCCGGGTCAAACTGTATCTCGTCCCCGACGCAGCGTCGCTGGAGACGCTCCTGGCCAGTGACGCGACCCCGGACGACTCGGCGGACACTCTCGTAGCGGACGGTGCGTCCGAGATAGACGACGCCGCGAGCGCGTCCGACACACCCGGATTCAGCGACGATGGAGCGGATACAGCCGGCGAATCCGGTCTGTTCGGCGATGACGGCGACAGCGACCGCTTCGAGGCGGGATCCAGCGCATCCACACCACTTCCGCTGGACAAGCTCTCGGTGTTCAGCGATCTCACACGAGCGGGCACGAAGGCTGCAGCCGATCGCGTCACGGCGTTTACTGGTATCGAGACCGACACCAAGATCTCCGGGATCAACTTCACTCCGATCGACGATATCTCTACGAGTCTGGACGCGGATTCCTACGTCGGGACGACGCTGGCGTTCGAGGGTAAACCCAGCGGCCATCTGGCGATCATGTTCCCCGACGAGTCGGCCCGCCGAGTGGCCGACGAAATGCTCCCGACGGATCCGGACGGCGACGGGCTCACGGAGATGCACAGGAGTGCACTCGAAGAGCTGGGTAACAACATGGCTTCGGGGTTCATCGACGGGTGGGCAAACGTCCTGGGGACCTCGGTCGACCACACCCCGCCGGCGTTCAGCGACGACATGGAACTGACCCTGATCGACCTGGTGACCGAGCAACTCGGTCCGTTCCAGACCCACGCGTACACGATCGAATCGAGGATCACGACCGAATCGGTCGCGTTCGACTGTGAAATCCACGCGCTACCCAACGAGGCGCAGTTGAGTGAGGCGCTCGATGACCTGCTCGTCTCCCGCCGTGACCGCACGGAAGCCGACCCCGACGAGATCTTCTGATCCCCAAACTGCTCGTTCACCGCGCCCCCACTCGACGAAGCGGGCGTTTTTGTCGCTCCGTTCTGTAGCGGTTCCATGACCGTCCTCGTGCTGGGCGATCAACTGAACGCCAGCGTCGGCCCGCTGGCCGACCGCCCCGACGACCGCGTCTTGCTGATCGAATCGATGGGTCTCGCCCGGAAGTTGCCGTATCACCCGCACAAGCTCACGCTCGTGTTCAGCGCAATGGCCCACTTTCGGGACCGGCTTCGCGAGTCGGGGCGGGCCGTCGAGTACCGGCAGGTCGAGCGCTTCGCTGACGGGATCAAAGCACACCTGGACGCCCATCCCGGAGACGAACTCGTCGTGATGCGGCCACCGAGCTATCGGGCCGGCGAGCGGTTGCGCGAACTCGTCACGGACCACGGCGGCCGACTCACCGTCGTCGAGAACGAACTGTTCCTCTGCTCGCCCGAGCAGTTCGACGACTGGGCCGGCGATCGGTCGAGTTATCGACACGAGGAATTCTACCGGTTTATGCGCCACCAGACTGGCTATCTGATGGACGGTTCGGAGCCGGTCGGGGGCGAGTACAACTACGACGAGGAAAATCGCCAGACGCCACCGGAGGATTACGAACCGCCCGAGCCGCCCGTGTTCGAGCCCGATGAAACTACTCGCGACGTACAGTCGTGGGTCGCCGAGACGTTCGACGGCGCCTACGACGAGCCGCCATACGGTGGTGGGTGGGCTGATCCCGGGCCGTTCCGCTGGCCAGTGACCCACGAGCAGGCCCTGTCTGTGCTGGAGTCGTTCGTGACCGACCGACTTGCTCAGTTCGGCCCGTATCAGGACGCGATGGTCGCCGACGAGTGGGCACTGCACCATTCGCTGCTCTCGCCCGCGATCAACCTCGGGCTTCTCCATCCGCGGACGGCGATCGAACGGGTGATCGAAGCCTATCGCGAGCGGGGCGTCCCGCTGAACAGCGTCGAGGGGTTCGTCCGGCAGGTGCTGGGCTGGCGGGAGTTCACCCGCCACGTCTACCGCCGGGAGATGCCTGAGCTTGCCGGGGCAAACCAGCTCGGACAGACCGAGCCGCTCCCACCGTTTTTCTGGACCGGTGAGACCGACATGGCCTGTCTCGCGGACGTGATCGACGGCGTCCGAGCGCGGGGGTACTCACACCACATCGAACGGCTGATGCTCCTCTCTAATTTCGCGACGCTGCTCGGCGTCGAACCCCAGCAGCTGAATCGCTGGTTTCACGCGGCCTACGTCGACGCCTACCACTGGGTGACGACCCCGAACGTCGTCGGTATGGGAACGTTCGGCTCGGACACTCTCTCGACGAAGCCCTACGTCTCTTCAGCCAACTACGTCGACAAGATGGGCGACTACTGCAGCGACTGTCCCTATTACAAGACCAAGACCACCGGCGAGGGAGCCTGCCCGTTCAACGCGCTGTACTGGGACTTCCTGGAGCGCAACGCCGAGCACCTCGCTGACAACCATCGGATGGGGCTGGTGTACAACCACCTGGAGAACAAAGACGAGGGCGAACGTGAGGCGATTCGGGAGCGTGCCGAGGCGCTTCGCGAGCGCGCACAGCGGATGGAATTGTAGGTATCGTCCACCTTTTGTACGCGTACACTAACTATCGGTCGATGACCGACTTCGATCCAGAGCGCTTCGAGGACAAGTACGAACACTATTTCACCGAACTCCAGCAGGCGTACAAGAGCGCCTTCGACGTGATGTCCGAACAGTACGACTCCGGGTTGATCCACGCGATCGACCAGTACACCCTGGCCGAGAGCGAGCCGTTCTACGAGGGCGACGGCGAGTTCCGGATCGAGCTGCCTGCGGACGCGGTCGAGCGTGTCGCTCCCGAGACGGAACTCGATGCGACGGAGCTCGAAGACATCTACGCGGAGTACACGGACGAACTCGAACGCCAGCTCCGACAGGTATTCGACCTGGTTGGCTCCTGATCTAGCATCAACGACCGTCCGGAATCAGGACGAACAGCTGCCGTATCACCCGTTTGCGACTGTCACGAACCAAAGGTTCAAACGCGGCGCTCACGTACCCGAGCACATGAGTGCTGAAACCGACGACGGTGGGAGCGACCTCGAGGATCGCATCGCGAACTTCCTGCGACGGAACTTCCCGCAGATCCAGATGCACGGCGGCAGTGCAGCGATTCAGGAACTCGACCCCGAAGCCGGGGAAGTGACGGTCGCGCTGGGCGGCGCCTGCAGCGGCTGTGGCATCTCGCCGATGACGATCCAGGCCATCAAGACGCGCATGACGAAGGAAATCCCCGAGATCGAGACCGTCCACGCCAACACCGGTGCCGGCGGCGGCATGGGCGGCGCCGACGACGGTCCGACCCTGCCCGGTGACTCCCGAGGCGGCAGCATCGACGACGGCGGCGACGACGAAGGCCCGCAGGCCCCGTTTTAACTTCGCAGGTTTCGCCCCCGTTCCCACGTCTCGATTAACGCCGTGAGCGTCTCGTTTATCGGGACTGGCTCGCTCGCCCGCTCGCAGACAGCCCCGTTTATCGCGTCGATCTCGGTCCGTTGCCCGGCTTCGAGATCCTGATACATCGACGAACGGTTCGGTGCCGTCGTCTCGACGACTGCTTCGAGCCTGTCGATCGCGCGTTCGTCGGGCAGTTCAACCCCGCTGTCGCGCGCGACGCGGGCGGTCTCAGCGGCCGCCCGCGCTGCGACGTCGCCGGCTGCCCCCTCGGCGAGGGCGCCGTTCTCGACGCGAGCCAGCGCCGTGATCGCGTTGATCCCGGCATTGATCGCGAGTTTCTCCCAGAGCCGCCGCGGCATGTCGGCCGCGACGGTCGTGTCGACGTCGGCGCTCTCGAAGGCCCCGGCTGTCCGCTCGGCCACGGCGGAATCCCCGCCACCTCTCGCTCCGAGCGTCACCGTTCCCACGCCGGTACAGCCCACGATGCCGGGTTCGACCAGCCGCGCCCCGTAGGTACAGGTCCCGGCGAGGACCGCCCCATCGAGCGGTTCGGACAGGCTCTCCTCGTTGCCGAGCCCGTTCTGCAACGAGAGGACGACGTCTGGATCGGCCGCTCTCAGGGCCTGCGCCGCTTCGCCGGTGTCGTAGCTTTTGACCGTCACGATCGCCAGCTCGGCCGAGTCGGGCACAGTCGTGTCCGCGTCGGGATACGTCGTCGTTTCGATCTCGCCAGTGATCTCGAGGCCCTGGTCCCGGACAGTACTCACGTGTGGCTCGCGACCGACGAGCGTCACGTCGTGTGTGGCTGCGAGCAATCCGCCGATCAGACTGCCGAGGCTTCCGGCCCCGAAGACGAGTATCCGCATTCAATCTTGTATGTGGTAGTAGATCGCTTCCTGGGGCGCCCCACAGTCGGGACAGCCGTCGTCCGGTAACTCCTCGATGTCCCCGATCGCGCCGCACTCGTAGCACCGCCAGGTCAGCTCCGCCTCGCCGGGGATCCCCGAGGCGACGTGCTCGCTCGACATCGCCGTGATCCCTTCGTCCGTGCTGACGTAGAACCCGTGTTCGTCGAAGCCACGGACGGTCCCGAGTCGATTGCCCGTCTCGTCGTAGATCTCCGTGCCGAAGGCGACGTCGATGTCGTTGCTCTCGATCATGTGTGGTAATACCACGCCAGGGCCTTTGAATGTTCCCCGCGCACGGTGGCGCGGGGAATCCTGCTCTCACGAGACGAGGCTTCCTGTTTCGACGACGTGACTTGCAGACACAGACTTAAACTGAGTCGTGTCCGTAGCGGTCACAGTCTCCACAGGCGTTTCTTCGGGCCATCCCAGCCCTAGTGCAGCAAAACCACGCTTGAGGACGTTCATCGCCGCATTCGCATCTCGATCTGTTTCGAACCCACACGATGGACAAGAGTGGTCCCTGACCCAGATCGGCTTTGCCGTCTCCACGCCGCATCGAGCGCACTCGTTGGTTGTCGCCTCGGGTTCGACCTGCACGACGTGACACCCGTACAGGTCGGCCTTGTATTCGAGAAGTGTGATGAACTGTCGCCACGCCGCATCCTGCTTGTTCCGAGCGTTGTGCGACTGCTCCAACATCTCCTTCACGTCTAAGTCCTCGACAAACACCGCATCGTACTCACGGACCAGCCACGTCGTTATCTTGTGCTGGTAGTCCAGCACTTTGCGCCGGATGTGACGCTTCACCTTGGTGACCTTCTGGCGTTGTCTCTCCCAGTTGTTCGACCCGTGTTCTTTCCGCGAGAGTTTCCGTTGCTCGCGGCGCAGGCGCTCGTATTCGTCTTCGAGATCGAGCCACTCCACGGTTGTGCCGTCACTGGTGTGGATGTAGTTGAGAATGCCGAGGTCAATCCCAACGCTGTTGCTCGCGTCCAGCGAATCCACGTTGGGCTTCTCGGGCAGAACGGCATCATCGGTTTCCAGCCCGAAAGAGACGAACCACTCGCCAGTTGTCTCCTTTTTCATCGTGACTTCGTTGATGGTGGCGTGGTCAGGGATTGGGCGTGAGTATCGGATTTTTACCCAGCCGATCTTGCTGAAGCGGACGTAGGCGTCCGTGTCGTGGCCCCTCTTTTCATCGAGGTCGAAACCAGACTGGTTGTACGTCACGCTCCGGTACTCACTGGGCGCTTGGCGTGTGAGTCGACCGACGTTGTCCCCCTTCTCTTTGAGTTTGCGCAGGACGGTGAGATTGTGGTGGAAGCGTGCGACGGTGGCTTGGGCGGCTTTC comes from the Halapricum desulfuricans genome and includes:
- a CDS encoding chemotaxis protein CheC, with protein sequence MHVDADSLEQLNLRTRDGAERAGQRFSDAVGIETKIGATRIQITSQQDLVAALLTGEEECLKFEVNGLPSGTAILTFDDGARSLIREHCAGDSGVDDLAGELLDAFVEKWESYVGDDLGVGTVTYVPDPAAHDFGFESVSEDAESTPLFQGSIDAVDHSGRVKLYLVPDAASLETLLASDATPDDSADTLVADGASEIDDAASASDTPGFSDDGADTAGESGLFGDDGDSDRFEAGSSASTPLPLDKLSVFSDLTRAGTKAAADRVTAFTGIETDTKISGINFTPIDDISTSLDADSYVGTTLAFEGKPSGHLAIMFPDESARRVADEMLPTDPDGDGLTEMHRSALEELGNNMASGFIDGWANVLGTSVDHTPPAFSDDMELTLIDLVTEQLGPFQTHAYTIESRITTESVAFDCEIHALPNEAQLSEALDDLLVSRRDRTEADPDEIF
- a CDS encoding cryptochrome/photolyase family protein yields the protein MTVLVLGDQLNASVGPLADRPDDRVLLIESMGLARKLPYHPHKLTLVFSAMAHFRDRLRESGRAVEYRQVERFADGIKAHLDAHPGDELVVMRPPSYRAGERLRELVTDHGGRLTVVENELFLCSPEQFDDWAGDRSSYRHEEFYRFMRHQTGYLMDGSEPVGGEYNYDEENRQTPPEDYEPPEPPVFEPDETTRDVQSWVAETFDGAYDEPPYGGGWADPGPFRWPVTHEQALSVLESFVTDRLAQFGPYQDAMVADEWALHHSLLSPAINLGLLHPRTAIERVIEAYRERGVPLNSVEGFVRQVLGWREFTRHVYRREMPELAGANQLGQTEPLPPFFWTGETDMACLADVIDGVRARGYSHHIERLMLLSNFATLLGVEPQQLNRWFHAAYVDAYHWVTTPNVVGMGTFGSDTLSTKPYVSSANYVDKMGDYCSDCPYYKTKTTGEGACPFNALYWDFLERNAEHLADNHRMGLVYNHLENKDEGEREAIRERAEALRERAQRMEL
- a CDS encoding DUF5783 family protein, whose protein sequence is MTDFDPERFEDKYEHYFTELQQAYKSAFDVMSEQYDSGLIHAIDQYTLAESEPFYEGDGEFRIELPADAVERVAPETELDATELEDIYAEYTDELERQLRQVFDLVGS
- a CDS encoding NifU family protein gives rise to the protein MSAETDDGGSDLEDRIANFLRRNFPQIQMHGGSAAIQELDPEAGEVTVALGGACSGCGISPMTIQAIKTRMTKEIPEIETVHANTGAGGGMGGADDGPTLPGDSRGGSIDDGGDDEGPQAPF
- a CDS encoding ketopantoate reductase family protein, whose product is MRILVFGAGSLGSLIGGLLAATHDVTLVGREPHVSTVRDQGLEITGEIETTTYPDADTTVPDSAELAIVTVKSYDTGEAAQALRAADPDVVLSLQNGLGNEESLSEPLDGAVLAGTCTYGARLVEPGIVGCTGVGTVTLGARGGGDSAVAERTAGAFESADVDTTVAADMPRRLWEKLAINAGINAITALARVENGALAEGAAGDVAARAAAETARVARDSGVELPDERAIDRLEAVVETTAPNRSSMYQDLEAGQRTEIDAINGAVCERASEPVPINETLTALIETWERGRNLRS
- a CDS encoding DUF7130 family rubredoxin-like protein — its product is MIESNDIDVAFGTEIYDETGNRLGTVRGFDEHGFYVSTDEGITAMSSEHVASGIPGEAELTWRCYECGAIGDIEELPDDGCPDCGAPQEAIYYHIQD
- a CDS encoding RNA-guided endonuclease InsQ/TnpB family protein; amino-acid sequence: MEYSHRYRAYPTDEVAERLEHHLDVHRQLYNHVRWDYENSPVDDKPSEYDQNNKLPEWKQRWPIFAELHSKAAQATVARFHHNLTVLRKLKEKGDNVGRLTRQAPSEYRSVTYNQSGFDLDEKRGHDTDAYVRFSKIGWVKIRYSRPIPDHATINEVTMKKETTGEWFVSFGLETDDAVLPEKPNVDSLDASNSVGIDLGILNYIHTSDGTTVEWLDLEDEYERLRREQRKLSRKEHGSNNWERQRQKVTKVKRHIRRKVLDYQHKITTWLVREYDAVFVEDLDVKEMLEQSHNARNKQDAAWRQFITLLEYKADLYGCHVVQVEPEATTNECARCGVETAKPIWVRDHSCPSCGFETDRDANAAMNVLKRGFAALGLGWPEETPVETVTATDTTQFKSVSASHVVETGSLVS